In the genome of Bacteroidales bacterium, one region contains:
- the arcC gene encoding carbamate kinase — protein MNKLAVVALGGNALLRGNQVGTIEEQEKNTTDTIENLIYLIKEGYDLVISHGNGPQVGNILMRNDAGEEMYGIPQMPLDICVADSQGGIGYMIERMLRNVLRKHGIDKEVCCLVTPVIVDKDDPAFKNPTKRVGKIYNKEQADSLAASKGWVFKEEIKDTGSGWRRVVPSPKPTGILNEKVINQLVRQGIIVIASGGGGVPVYIDEVGDIRPSEAVIDKDSASSLLANRIKADEFYILTDVPFVYINYKKPGEKKLEFLNKADTEKYLKEGMFGEGNMAPKIKACLQFVDNGGKMSVITEATKLEDKSYGTKITVEYEN, from the coding sequence ATGAATAAATTAGCAGTTGTAGCATTGGGTGGTAACGCATTGCTACGTGGAAATCAAGTTGGAACTATCGAAGAGCAAGAAAAAAACACCACCGATACTATTGAAAACTTGATTTATCTTATAAAAGAAGGTTACGATTTAGTAATCAGCCATGGAAATGGTCCACAAGTCGGAAATATTCTAATGCGTAACGATGCTGGTGAAGAAATGTATGGTATTCCTCAGATGCCTTTGGATATTTGTGTTGCAGATTCACAGGGCGGTATAGGGTATATGATTGAGCGAATGTTAAGAAATGTGTTACGTAAGCATGGAATCGATAAAGAGGTATGCTGTTTAGTTACCCCTGTAATTGTCGATAAGGATGATCCTGCATTCAAAAATCCAACTAAAAGAGTTGGGAAGATATATAATAAGGAACAAGCAGATTCACTTGCTGCATCTAAAGGTTGGGTTTTTAAAGAGGAGATAAAGGATACAGGTAGCGGTTGGCGTAGAGTTGTTCCATCACCTAAGCCTACTGGTATTCTGAATGAAAAAGTGATTAACCAACTTGTTCGTCAGGGTATAATCGTTATTGCTTCTGGGGGCGGTGGAGTTCCTGTTTATATTGATGAAGTAGGTGATATTCGCCCATCCGAGGCAGTTATTGATAAGGACTCAGCTTCATCATTACTTGCTAATCGAATTAAGGCTGATGAGTTTTATATTTTAACCGATGTTCCTTTTGTATACATTAACTATAAGAAACCGGGTGAGAAAAAATTAGAGTTTCTTAATAAAGCCGATACTGAAAAATACCTAAAAGAGGGAATGTTTGGTGAAGGGAATATGGCTCCAAAAATAAAAGCTTGCCTACAATTTGTTGATAATGGCGGAAAGATGAGTGTTATCACCGAAGCAACAAAACTTGAGGATAAATCCTATGGAACAAAAATTACAGTTGAATACGAAAATTAG
- the argF gene encoding ornithine carbamoyltransferase, whose translation MAFNLRNRSFLKLLDFSPKEIHFLLDLSADLKAAKYAGTEQQQLKGKNIVLLFEKDSTRTRCAFEVAALDQGAHVTYLGPSGSQMGKKESMKDTARVLGRMYDGIEYRGYSQEIVETLAKYAGVPVWNGLTTEFHPTQILADFLTMREHAEKPLNKVAFCYLGDARNNMGNSLMVGATKMGMDFRAAAPKACWPSEELVAKCREIAKETGAKITLTENVAEGVKGCDFLYTDVWVSMGEPDSVWEERIKLLKPYQVNKKAMEFTGNPNCKFMHCLPAFHNRETVVGEEMFKKFGLDAMEVTEEVFESNASIVFDEAENRMHTIKAVMVATLG comes from the coding sequence ATGGCTTTCAATTTAAGGAATCGTAGTTTCTTGAAACTCTTGGATTTCTCTCCAAAGGAGATTCATTTTTTACTTGATCTATCCGCAGATCTTAAAGCTGCAAAATATGCTGGAACAGAGCAGCAACAGCTTAAAGGTAAGAATATCGTTCTGCTTTTTGAAAAGGATTCTACCAGAACCCGTTGTGCTTTTGAAGTAGCTGCCCTAGATCAGGGAGCACACGTAACATACCTTGGCCCCTCAGGTTCACAGATGGGTAAAAAAGAATCGATGAAGGATACCGCTCGTGTACTTGGTAGAATGTACGATGGAATTGAATATCGTGGATATTCTCAGGAGATTGTTGAGACTCTTGCAAAGTATGCAGGTGTTCCTGTTTGGAATGGTCTAACAACAGAATTCCATCCAACTCAGATCCTTGCCGACTTCTTAACTATGCGAGAACATGCAGAAAAACCTTTGAACAAAGTTGCTTTCTGTTACTTAGGCGATGCTCGCAACAACATGGGTAATTCCCTAATGGTTGGTGCCACAAAAATGGGTATGGATTTTAGAGCGGCAGCTCCTAAAGCTTGCTGGCCTTCAGAGGAATTAGTTGCTAAATGTCGTGAAATTGCAAAGGAAACAGGTGCGAAAATTACATTAACTGAAAATGTTGCAGAAGGTGTTAAAGGTTGTGATTTCCTTTATACAGATGTATGGGTATCAATGGGTGAGCCAGATTCAGTTTGGGAAGAAAGAATTAAACTTCTAAAACCTTATCAGGTAAATAAGAAAGCCATGGAGTTTACTGGAAATCCAAATTGTAAATTTATGCATTGCCTACCAGCTTTCCATAATCGTGAGACTGTTGTTGGTGAGGAGATGTTTAAAAAGTTTGGTTTGGATGCTATGGAGGTAACCGAAGAGGTATTTGAATCAAATGCATCAATAGTATTTGATGAGGCTGAAAATCGTATGCACACAATTAAAGCTGTTATGGTAGCAACTCTTGGATAA
- a CDS encoding RNA-binding protein, with the protein MTIYVGNIAYTMTIEELKDLFIVYGNVTGVKIISDKQTGKSKGYGFVEMERDDEAENAIRALNDSQVKGRNIKVNNAHRKATTTPQE; encoded by the coding sequence ATGACAATATATGTTGGTAACATTGCTTATACTATGACTATTGAAGAGTTAAAGGATCTCTTTATTGTTTATGGTAATGTAACAGGCGTTAAAATTATTTCGGATAAACAAACGGGTAAGTCAAAGGGTTACGGTTTTGTGGAAATGGAGCGCGATGATGAAGCTGAAAATGCTATTCGTGCGTTAAATGACTCACAGGTTAAAGGCCGAAATATTAAGGTCAACAATGCACATCGTAAAGCCACAACAACACCTCAGGAGTAG
- a CDS encoding acylphosphatase, with protein sequence MKLKAKTILLYGKVQQVGFRYYVYRLACELGVNGYVKNMPDGSVFIEAECEEHTMDIFIEHCKKGSPYSNVSSCEITQNEIKNYTNFRIC encoded by the coding sequence ATGAAGCTAAAGGCTAAAACGATTCTCCTATATGGTAAAGTTCAGCAAGTGGGTTTTAGGTACTATGTTTATAGACTTGCATGCGAATTAGGAGTAAACGGATATGTTAAGAATATGCCTGATGGTTCTGTGTTTATTGAAGCTGAATGCGAAGAACATACAATGGATATTTTCATCGAACATTGTAAGAAGGGTTCTCCTTATTCGAATGTTAGTAGTTGTGAAATCACCCAAAATGAGATAAAAAACTACACTAATTTTAGAATCTGCTAA
- a CDS encoding DNA-3-methyladenine glycosylase 2 family protein, producing MAIKKILFNDPILDKICSKIELPSLTKTNDVYLDLLEVIISQQLSGKVAKVIYNRFLQLFENSYPKSEILREIDDEMLRKVGLSNAKTNYVKNLANFAIANDISINRMDSLNDNEIIELLTKIKGVGKWSVEMILIFSLLRTDVFPYDDLVIKKSMIEVYGIKKEGKQLIEKMISISNKWKPNRSLASRYLWANYDLKIREKN from the coding sequence ATGGCAATTAAAAAAATCTTATTCAACGACCCAATTCTCGATAAGATTTGTAGTAAAATAGAATTACCATCACTTACCAAAACAAATGATGTATACTTAGATTTGCTTGAGGTTATTATATCGCAACAACTTTCGGGAAAAGTTGCCAAAGTTATCTACAATCGATTTCTTCAACTATTTGAGAACAGCTATCCAAAATCAGAAATTCTAAGAGAAATTGATGATGAAATGCTTAGAAAAGTTGGACTTTCGAATGCAAAAACCAACTACGTTAAAAATCTTGCAAACTTTGCAATTGCTAACGATATAAGTATTAATCGCATGGATTCGTTGAACGATAATGAGATAATTGAACTACTTACAAAGATTAAAGGGGTTGGGAAATGGTCAGTTGAAATGATATTGATATTCTCATTACTTCGAACCGATGTTTTTCCTTACGATGATTTGGTTATAAAAAAGAGTATGATAGAAGTTTACGGTATAAAAAAAGAAGGAAAGCAACTGATTGAAAAAATGATTTCAATTTCCAATAAATGGAAACCCAATAGATCTCTGGCGTCAAGGTATTTATGGGCAAACTATGATTTAAAAATCCGAGAAAAGAATTAA
- a CDS encoding lantibiotic dehydratase family protein yields the protein MNKMHPYHISDSYILRTPLLPINFIKGILGNNISEANLIEYFKNPIIKEAIFLASPSFYQRLVLWENKKIKDIKEIETLGISLVKYLSRMSSRCTPFGLFAGCSVGTFNNETKINLIKPEKFKRHTRLDMNYLCSLSLTLEKIPEIRENILFYPNSSIYVSNNQIRYIEYKYINGNRNYFTIGVDNSPYLQKILKNSENGEYINNLVEILIDEKISTDEAKGFINELIDSQILLSQLNPSISGKEFTEQLLDVLKKIIPKIESYQSFKSIENLLRVLDDGELGSNMYIYEEIEDAVRKLNAKFDENFLFQTDLFLETETNFLDKNIKDGLYKGIEILNKITEKKSNSYLEEFKNNFYRKYEEEEIPLYEALDPEIGIGYGNKTNLNSDINPLIEDLSIPEQNSKSFISTTAFQDLLFNKYVEAIASKETEIKITDEDLKELKTNWNDLPVTFSSMVEIYKKDKTNDFYIKMDRAGDSSAANIIGRFCHGDQVISSITKEITEFERIFYKEEIVAEIVHLPESRTGNILLRPILREYEIPYLTKSTLNKDFQLDIKDLHISIPNGRYIQLRSKKLNKVIIPRLTTAHNFRFNSLPIYEFLCDLQFQNLRSVIHFDWGFLDSNVGLFPRVTYRNIILSLAYWNIDKDEMKKYVTLKDDELIKVITDWRKQKGIPSYVKLIQGDNELLLNLNNLICIKILFSLIKKQKIFRLEEFLFSSENSIINGPNGYHSNQFIFHFFKSMH from the coding sequence ATGAATAAAATGCATCCATATCATATCTCTGACTCCTATATTTTAAGAACACCTTTGCTTCCAATAAACTTTATTAAGGGAATATTAGGTAATAATATCAGCGAAGCCAACTTAATCGAGTACTTTAAAAATCCTATTATAAAAGAGGCTATTTTCCTTGCCTCTCCAAGTTTCTACCAAAGGTTAGTTTTATGGGAAAATAAAAAGATTAAGGATATAAAAGAGATAGAAACTCTTGGCATTTCATTAGTAAAATACTTATCTCGAATGTCATCGCGCTGTACTCCATTTGGTTTATTTGCTGGATGTTCTGTGGGTACATTTAATAATGAAACAAAGATTAACTTAATCAAACCAGAAAAATTCAAAAGACATACTAGGCTTGACATGAACTATCTGTGCTCGTTGTCACTAACTCTTGAGAAAATACCCGAAATAAGAGAAAACATCCTGTTTTATCCAAATTCAAGCATTTACGTTTCTAACAATCAAATAAGATATATCGAATATAAGTACATTAATGGGAACAGAAATTATTTTACAATTGGAGTTGACAACTCGCCCTATTTACAAAAAATCCTTAAGAACTCAGAAAATGGAGAATATATCAATAACCTAGTCGAAATACTTATCGATGAAAAAATTAGCACTGATGAGGCAAAAGGTTTCATAAACGAACTAATTGATTCTCAAATACTGCTTAGTCAACTAAATCCTTCAATTTCGGGAAAAGAATTCACCGAACAGTTACTTGATGTACTAAAAAAAATAATACCAAAAATCGAATCATACCAATCATTTAAATCAATTGAAAACCTTTTAAGAGTTTTAGACGATGGTGAACTAGGCTCCAATATGTATATCTATGAAGAAATTGAAGATGCTGTTCGTAAACTAAATGCAAAATTCGATGAAAATTTCTTATTCCAAACAGATCTATTCTTGGAAACCGAAACCAATTTCTTAGACAAAAATATTAAAGACGGACTATATAAAGGAATAGAAATTCTAAATAAAATTACAGAGAAAAAGAGCAATAGTTACTTAGAAGAATTCAAGAACAATTTTTATCGTAAATACGAAGAAGAAGAGATTCCATTATATGAAGCCCTTGACCCCGAGATTGGCATTGGCTACGGAAATAAAACGAATTTGAATAGTGATATAAACCCTCTAATTGAAGATCTTAGCATTCCCGAACAAAACTCAAAGTCATTTATAAGCACAACCGCTTTTCAAGATTTGCTATTTAATAAATATGTTGAAGCCATCGCCAGCAAAGAAACTGAGATTAAAATTACAGATGAAGACTTGAAAGAGTTAAAAACAAATTGGAATGATTTACCAGTTACTTTCTCTTCTATGGTTGAAATTTACAAAAAAGATAAAACAAACGATTTCTATATCAAAATGGATAGAGCAGGAGATTCGAGTGCGGCAAACATAATTGGTAGATTCTGTCATGGAGATCAAGTAATTAGTAGTATTACTAAAGAAATTACCGAGTTCGAGAGAATCTTTTATAAAGAAGAAATTGTTGCTGAAATTGTGCACCTTCCAGAATCACGCACAGGCAATATATTATTACGACCAATTTTAAGAGAATATGAAATCCCATATTTAACTAAAAGCACATTAAATAAAGATTTCCAACTTGACATTAAAGACCTACATATCTCTATTCCCAATGGGAGATATATTCAACTTAGATCAAAAAAACTAAATAAAGTAATCATTCCTAGATTAACAACAGCTCATAATTTCAGATTTAATTCTTTACCAATTTATGAATTCCTTTGTGATTTACAATTTCAAAATTTAAGAAGCGTAATTCATTTTGATTGGGGATTTTTAGACAGTAATGTAGGTCTATTCCCAAGAGTGACATATAGGAATATAATTCTTTCACTCGCATACTGGAATATCGATAAAGATGAAATGAAAAAATATGTTACACTAAAAGATGATGAACTAATCAAGGTAATAACTGATTGGCGAAAACAAAAAGGAATACCATCCTATGTAAAGCTCATCCAAGGTGATAATGAATTACTATTAAATCTCAACAACTTAATCTGTATAAAAATTCTTTTTTCACTAATAAAAAAACAGAAAATATTCAGATTAGAAGAATTCCTTTTTAGTAGCGAAAATTCGATAATAAATGGCCCAAACGGATATCATAGTAATCAATTTATTTTCCATTTCTTTAAAAGTATGCATTAA
- a CDS encoding lanthionine synthetase C family protein, with translation MTWKKIIEDDKQYVSKIHEIAFLFEKRIKIENDFLFTGKLGISLFCFNYGRLFNNDKFIEIGYKYLEKSFKAINSSISGYSLSNGICGFYWLLKELEKEEFITKEIFENWNIIEESLVQRINYEINTKNWDFLHGIMGIVWCFFKFNQVLLREFSLPLLEQFESQGINLDDGSIAWHAYKVNHDKSVNKIYSMGLAHGIPGIILILSNLTKYNIESNISKELLNRSFLFIKNHPLDFEKFNYYFPQYIDLPDGTYSSRNRLAWCYGDLGLGFGLFKGGLNYSNNEMSKLGLKVLMNCSTKKSFEETLTVDAGFCHGTVGNAHIFNRLYQETNIIEFKKAAQFWYEKTLQFATFNNGCAGYKSYDSDNKWIKNYGLLEGAAGIGLSLMSAISENEPSWDNCFLLS, from the coding sequence ATGACTTGGAAGAAAATAATTGAAGACGACAAACAATACGTTTCTAAAATTCATGAAATAGCGTTTTTGTTTGAAAAAAGAATAAAAATTGAAAACGATTTTCTTTTCACCGGGAAACTTGGAATTTCACTATTTTGTTTTAATTATGGAAGGCTCTTCAACAATGACAAATTTATTGAGATTGGTTATAAATATCTCGAAAAATCCTTTAAAGCAATTAATTCTAGCATCTCAGGTTATTCACTTTCAAATGGAATATGCGGCTTTTATTGGCTTCTAAAAGAATTAGAAAAAGAAGAATTTATCACGAAGGAAATTTTCGAAAATTGGAATATTATAGAAGAATCTTTAGTTCAGAGAATTAACTACGAGATTAATACAAAAAACTGGGATTTCTTACATGGTATAATGGGTATAGTATGGTGTTTTTTCAAATTCAACCAAGTTCTTTTAAGAGAATTCTCCTTACCATTGTTAGAGCAATTTGAATCACAAGGAATTAATCTTGACGATGGAAGTATTGCATGGCATGCATATAAAGTAAATCATGATAAAAGCGTAAATAAGATATATAGCATGGGCTTGGCTCACGGCATTCCTGGTATTATCCTAATATTATCAAACCTGACGAAGTACAACATTGAATCAAATATTTCAAAAGAATTATTGAATAGATCATTCCTTTTTATAAAAAATCACCCGTTAGATTTTGAAAAGTTTAACTATTATTTTCCTCAATATATTGATTTACCAGATGGTACTTATTCATCAAGAAATAGATTGGCTTGGTGTTACGGAGATCTTGGCTTAGGTTTTGGCTTGTTCAAAGGAGGATTAAATTATTCTAATAACGAAATGTCCAAACTTGGATTAAAAGTTTTAATGAATTGTTCTACCAAAAAATCTTTTGAAGAAACCTTAACTGTTGATGCAGGTTTCTGCCATGGAACAGTTGGAAATGCTCATATATTCAATCGACTATACCAAGAAACCAACATTATTGAATTCAAAAAAGCGGCTCAATTCTGGTATGAAAAAACTTTACAATTTGCTACTTTTAATAATGGATGCGCAGGCTATAAATCCTATGACAGTGACAATAAATGGATAAAAAACTATGGTTTACTTGAAGGGGCTGCTGGTATTGGTTTGTCATTAATGTCTGCGATATCTGAAAATGAACCCTCTTGGGATAACTGTTTCCTATTAAGTTGA
- a CDS encoding lanthionine synthetase C family protein, with protein sequence MRSLRQDKKNWKPITERNEETNIILNNIRKCIESIEPASTDLSLSTGSVGNTLFLLWHDFMLSKKSNLDFYFNALNNKLSTAQIDSSYMKGLSGIAWFYYFMANSRVVKYDKEFEDSLRNIDKLILPSINLEAAKRNIDLFDGLNGYGEYLIEKGKYDNNYQDLYNLVKNFRKISIDDENGIRWVDNRKHYNAIQNQTLSMPEILFGEEVNLGLAHGMLGTIIILSKIYELGILKTEIKKVLTKSVKWILKQKNENEDQLFPSVTNKHDHHSNPKIGWCYGDLGIAFSLVFAGNKLQNREFISIGIDIALRCSKDIKIVTKINSPYFCHGAAGITHIYNRLYHLTGETQFLNQALYWHDKLIDMYNPNNKIGGFFNEDNNFLYGLQFGISGIGLVLISSISKDEPVWDSSILLS encoded by the coding sequence ATGAGATCACTTCGACAGGATAAAAAGAATTGGAAACCCATTACAGAAAGAAACGAAGAAACAAACATAATACTCAACAACATCAGGAAATGTATCGAAAGCATTGAACCTGCAAGTACAGATTTATCTTTGAGCACAGGTTCAGTAGGTAATACCCTTTTCCTATTATGGCATGATTTTATGCTTTCGAAGAAAAGTAACCTTGATTTTTATTTTAACGCCCTAAATAACAAACTATCAACGGCTCAAATCGATTCATCCTATATGAAAGGATTATCAGGTATTGCTTGGTTTTACTATTTTATGGCTAATTCCAGAGTTGTAAAATATGATAAGGAATTTGAAGATTCTCTCAGAAATATTGATAAACTAATTCTACCATCAATAAACTTAGAAGCCGCCAAAAGAAATATCGATCTATTCGATGGACTTAATGGGTATGGTGAGTATTTAATTGAAAAGGGGAAATACGATAACAACTATCAAGATTTATACAATTTGGTGAAAAATTTTAGAAAAATCTCAATCGATGATGAAAATGGAATCAGATGGGTAGATAATAGAAAACATTATAATGCTATTCAGAACCAAACGCTCTCAATGCCAGAAATTCTTTTTGGGGAAGAAGTAAACTTAGGCTTAGCACATGGTATGTTAGGTACAATAATTATTCTTAGCAAAATTTACGAGTTAGGTATTTTAAAAACAGAAATTAAGAAAGTATTAACAAAATCTGTGAAATGGATACTAAAGCAAAAAAATGAAAATGAAGATCAATTATTTCCATCTGTTACAAATAAACACGACCACCACTCAAACCCTAAAATTGGTTGGTGTTACGGCGATTTAGGGATAGCCTTTTCTTTAGTATTTGCTGGAAATAAGTTGCAAAACAGAGAGTTTATTAGTATTGGAATTGACATTGCGCTTAGATGTTCCAAAGACATTAAAATAGTTACTAAGATTAATTCACCCTATTTTTGCCATGGTGCAGCAGGGATAACACATATTTACAACAGACTATATCATTTAACAGGAGAAACCCAATTTCTTAACCAAGCATTATATTGGCATGATAAATTGATTGATATGTATAATCCAAATAATAAAATAGGAGGTTTTTTTAACGAGGATAACAATTTTTTATATGGCTTGCAATTTGGAATATCAGGAATTGGTTTGGTACTAATATCTAGCATATCAAAAGATGAACCAGTATGGGATAGTTCTATACTATTAAGTTAG
- a CDS encoding OmpA family protein has translation MKFPLFTFLILLSKIIFSQNLVFNGDFETVERYPDNYAQISLATGWYTLNRADLYNSRSNPFYFNMAMPGLRTPRTGNGFAGIVVGEHETIQTKLTQTLSKDSQYRVEFYLKLAWCSQCALTPVFGLLTKYSCMDSIYRYENFNNQVGIYEYKELMDTTKWVKVEGIYTANGGEKYFTLTYINLFKKPFCLCDYFIDDISVYPLVDEHTILQNITSIDTFKYKQGDVFILKNVNFEFNQSTLLPESYKTLEELIKYLQKNSSIVISINGHTDNVGLEKYNYELSKERAKSVYNFLLNRGINKERLSYAGFGSTQPLNENTSEKNKQNNRRVEIKIVKKN, from the coding sequence ATGAAGTTTCCTCTTTTTACTTTTTTAATTCTTCTCTCTAAAATTATTTTCAGCCAAAATTTAGTTTTTAACGGTGACTTTGAAACCGTTGAGAGATATCCTGACAATTACGCTCAAATTAGTCTGGCAACCGGATGGTACACACTTAACCGTGCCGATCTATATAATTCACGTTCAAACCCATTTTATTTCAATATGGCCATGCCAGGGCTGAGAACTCCAAGAACAGGAAATGGATTTGCTGGAATTGTTGTTGGCGAACATGAGACAATTCAGACCAAACTTACCCAAACACTAAGCAAGGATAGCCAATATAGGGTTGAGTTCTATTTGAAACTGGCTTGGTGTAGTCAATGCGCACTAACTCCTGTATTTGGGCTATTAACAAAATATTCCTGCATGGATTCGATATATAGATATGAAAACTTCAACAATCAGGTTGGCATATATGAGTATAAGGAGCTCATGGATACAACAAAATGGGTAAAGGTCGAGGGCATATATACCGCCAATGGTGGTGAAAAGTATTTTACATTAACCTACATTAATCTATTTAAAAAACCATTCTGCCTTTGCGACTACTTTATAGATGATATCTCTGTCTACCCCTTGGTTGATGAGCACACCATACTTCAAAATATAACCAGTATCGATACATTTAAATACAAACAGGGCGATGTATTTATCCTAAAAAATGTAAACTTCGAGTTCAACCAGAGTACGTTACTACCCGAAAGCTACAAAACATTAGAGGAACTAATCAAATACCTGCAAAAGAACAGTAGCATTGTAATATCAATTAATGGGCATACTGATAATGTAGGCTTAGAGAAATATAACTACGAACTTTCTAAAGAACGGGCTAAATCAGTTTACAACTTTTTGCTAAACAGAGGAATAAATAAGGAAAGATTATCGTACGCGGGGTTTGGTAGTACTCAACCATTAAACGAAAACACTTCCGAGAAGAATAAGCAAAACAACCGAAGGGTTGAAATTAAAATTGTAAAGAAAAACTAA